The following are encoded together in the Drosophila sechellia strain sech25 chromosome 3R, ASM438219v1, whole genome shotgun sequence genome:
- the LOC6614082 gene encoding LOW QUALITY PROTEIN: uncharacterized protein LOC6614082 (The sequence of the model RefSeq protein was modified relative to this genomic sequence to represent the inferred CDS: substituted 1 base at 1 genomic stop codon): MSPLDIVLLLVSFHQVIGSDFSAMSSEFKQCVRGSQKPKISECLGRSALNFIQRLDETNNVKFVEDFVTVKSETAAVRSLSNVLDTDPVDFRGILENAGAVMGQRSMEWHMDGLYPGLMFKIGPTADANSVAEFVLDGAAQGERQFGFEDPSTGRVLTKQYLLPFLLGLKFNLVALVPLIFAAICLLLKKSLFLVKLAIYVSSFLGLGGIVGGLGGLGGLGGGFGGGSFGGANFGFGGFNGHRPIGQFPGKTTVFGQGQDEFHHQYDVHETSPYRRSERKVRFEQPRMAETPGQAPPVNPKPPTQDRFYDFENQRRPSNKLLAASVEQEGELLLRNFQDPHRMEGWQAVDCLGSESERLLDGASRDNSTWQITDYLSIEPQVGFSKPETRRMDMGLPGKLLELVQGRALRLQLPRQLTISNAIDDFGSELGLDQGRKKKDKDKNMAMMGGMIMMATLAQMFLGKVILIAGSAFIMAKIALVISLLGSLKKGSTGHSGSGGGGGTEHVVVHSSHESGWHRSMPTRDTYSQLEQVEEPPLGSHMEYYQAXQMEPLKRRLHQPAAYPDQPRPEATKSTRGFI, encoded by the exons ATGTCGCCACTGGATATCGTTTTGCTCCTGGTCAGTTTCCACCAAGTGATTGGCAGTGACTTTTCCGCCATGAGTTCGGAGTTCAAGCAGTGCGTTCGTGGATCGCAGAAACCGAAAATCAGTGAATGTTTAGGAAGATCCGCTCTGAACTTCATCCAGAGATTGGATGAGACCAATAACGTTAAGTTCGTGGAGGATTTCGTGACAGTGAAAAGTGAAACAGCTGCAGTCAGATCTCTGTCAAATGTGCTCGACACGGATCCAGTGGACTTCCGCGGGATCCTCGAGAATGCTGGCGCAGTGATGGGTCAACGGAGTATGGAGTGGCATATGGACGGCCTTTATCCTGGACTTATGTTCAAAATAGGTCCCACAGCGGATGCGAATAGTGTGGCCGAGTTCGTCCTCGATGGAGCGGCGCAGGGAGAGCGACAATTCGGATTCGAGGATCCCTCAACCG GTCGCGTCTTGACCAAGCAGTATTTACTACCCTTTCTTTTGGGCTTAAAGTTTAATCTGGTGGCCCTAGTACCCCTGATATTTGCTGCCATATGTCTGCTGCTCAAGAAGTCATTATTTTTGGTCAAGCTGGCCATATATGTGAGCAGCTTCTTGGGACTGGGCGGAATCGTTGGTGGACTTGGAGGATTAGGTGGTTTGGGCGGTGGTTTTGGAGGTGGCAGCTTTGGCGGTGCGAACTTTGGTTTCGGTGGCTTTAATGGCCACCGTCCAATCGGCCAATTCCCCGGAAAGACTACGGTATTTGGCCAAGGCCAAGATGAGTTCCACCACCAGTACGATGTGCACGAGACATCCCCATATCGTCGTAGTGAACGAAAAGTTCGATTCGAGCAGCCTCGAATGGCGGAAACGCCGGGCCAAGCACCTCCAGTCAACCCCAAACCGCCCACTCAAGACCGCTTCTACGACTTTGAAAACCAACGCAGGCCAAGTAACAAACTATTGGCAGCCAGTGTGGAGCAGGAGGGCGAACTTCTGTTGAGAAACTTCCAGGATCCTCACCGAATGGAAGGCTGGCAGGCGGTGGAT TGTCTAGGCTCCGAGAGCGAGCGATTGCTGGATGGTGCAAGCAGGGATAACAGCACCTGGCAGATCACCGATTACCTAAGTATCGAACCACAGGTTGGTTTCAGCAAGCCGGAGACGAGGCGTATGGATATGGGTTTACCCGGGAAACTATTGGAGCTGGTCCAGGGAAGAGCACTGCGTCTTCAGCTGCCACGCCAGTTGACCATTTCAAATGCCATCGATGACTTTGGCAGCGAACTGGGCCTCGATCAAG GTCGCAAAAAGAAGGACAAAGACAAGAACATGGCGATGATGGGCGGCATGATCATGATGGCCACTCTGGCTCAAATGTTCCTAGGCAAGGTCATCCTCATCGCCGGCTCGGCCTTTATTATGGCCAAGATCGCCTTGGTCATATCGCTGCTG GGCAGTCTAAAAAAGGGTTCGACTGGTCACAGTGGtagtggaggaggaggtggcaCGGAGCACGTGGTGGTTCACTCCAGCCACGAGAGCGGCTGGCACCGCAGCATGCCCACCCGCGACACATACTCGCAGTTGGAGCAGGTGGAGGAACCACCGTTGGGCAGCCATATGGAATACTACCAGGCCTAACAGATGGAGCCACTGAAGCGCCGCCTGCATCAGCCGGCGGCTTACCCAGATCAGCCACGTCCAGAGGCCACAAAATCGACTCGGGGCTTTATTTAG
- the LOC6614080 gene encoding uncharacterized protein LOC6614080: MIKYVWHVAALMIVFCWLSSARSASYQHQNPNSLSSAPRPQVQSSNPGMGSTGFWKDMSMVYRIYQQCSGDNMSVCLKVKLLTGLEKAFRSAKSFSLMEGIQFVSSGGEGEETKRAPISEKDIEAVLPGSVDAKEQVLNNMILKRVGNFLQDHTLQVKFDNEANSVEGRKKKEKKGNGAMIMIPLLLGGTIVPLAYGALAMLAGKALIVSKLALVLASIIGIKKLLSGGGGGKESSHEVVVSSGGHSGWGRELDTAYSGWKPAAKESAGSAKSL; encoded by the exons ATGATCAAGTACGTGTGGCATGTGGCTGCTCTGATGATCGTCTTCTGTTGGCTCTCCAGTGCCCGCAGTGCCAGCTACCAACATCAGAACCCGAACAGTCTGAGCTCGGCTCCCAGGCCCCAAGTCCAGAGCAGTAACCCCGGAATGGGTTCTACGGGCTTCTGGAAGGACATGTCAATGGTCTACCGCATATACCAGCAGTGCTCGGGCGATAACATGTCCGTTTGCCTAAAGGTCAAACTGCTAACGGGCTTGGAGAAGGCCTTCCGATCGGCAAAGTCATTCTCGCTCATGGAAGGCATTCAGTTTGTCAGTTCTGGTGGCGAAGGTGAGGAGACCAAAAGAGCTCCCATCAGTGAAAAAGATATTGAAGCCGTCTTGCCGGGAAGTGTGGACGCCAAGGAACAGGTCCTAAACAACATGATCCTGAAGCGGGTGGGCAACTTCCTACAGGATCACACACTGCAG GTGAAATTCGACAACGAGGCAAATTCAGTGGAGGGTCGCAAGAAAAAGGAGAAGAAGGGCAACGGCGCCATGATCATGATCCCCCTTCTGCTGGGCGGCACTATTGTGCCCCTGGCCTACGGAGCCTTGGCCATGTTGGCGGGAAAGGCGCTGATTGTGTCCAAGCTGGCCCTGGTGCTGGCCTCGATCATCGGAATCAAGAAGCTGCTGagtggaggcggcggcggaaAGGAGTCCTCCCACGAGGTGGTCGTCTCCTCGGGAGGCCATTCCGGCTGGGGTCGGGAGCTGGACACCGCCTACAGCGGCTGGAAGCCGGCGGCCAAGGAGTCGGCGGGCAGCGCCAAGAGCCTGTGA
- the LOC6614077 gene encoding uncharacterized protein LOC6614077: MFRTFPLLCLLFLTAVRSENCDQDAGATLYCRGERALRNVLRNLNRSDHPLVVVRGLEIVPLQNNSIADKEPDQEQGLLDTLSFYLRTHEINVKLADLLEDEAQVSEARKKDKGQEMLLAMALMFGKMMAVMGLGGIAALAMKALGVSLVALMMAGMLGLKTAAQHGGESSHSISYVTGEGHHHKRRRRSSGQQPLAYRGWD; this comes from the exons ATGTTCCGCACTTTTCCGCTGCTCTGTTTGCTGTTCCTTACGGCTGTCCGTTCGGAAAACTGTGACCAGGATGCGGGTGCCACGTTATATTGCCGCGGTGAACGTGCTCTGCGAAATGTCCTGCGGAATTTAAATCGTAGTGATCATCCCCTTGTGGTGGTTAGAGGATTGGAGATAGTTCCGCTGCAGAACAATTCAATTGCTGATAAGGAGCCGGATCAGGAGCAGGGACTTCTGGACACCCTATCCTTCTATCTGCGCACCCATGAGATCAATGTTAAGCTGGCAGATCTCCTGGAGGACGAGGCCCAAGTTTCAG AAGCCCGCAAAAAGGACAAAGGCCAGGAAATGCTGTTGGCAATGGCTCTGATGTTTGGCAAGATGATGGCCGTGATGGGGTTGGGCGGCATCGCGGCATTGGCCATGAAGGCCCTGGGCGTGTCCTTGGTGGCTCTGATGATGGCCGGGATGCTGGGTCTGAAGACGGCAGCCCAGCATGGCGGAGAGTCCAGTCACAGCATATCGTATGTGACCGGCGAGGGACATCATCACAAACGGAGGCGCCGCTCGTCCGGCCAACAACCCTTGGCTTACAGAGGCTGGGACTGA
- the LOC6614083 gene encoding uncharacterized protein LOC6614083 yields the protein MESRLGLLIALLLAAFQAWAMEAPSNFNQNSTESGLLRTVRHIYGQCADSEDVFWCCKIQGVRLLGRALKVPQLGIVDGVSLVRRESFSQDTRNGRSSLLESQLSNRDLEHMSGKSLDALLLERFLNFVHSHQLQVNLPRLLRFGERNGQDWLQHVIGYFMPASETEGRKKKDDKKYLGPFIAAVLLKTAILKMAYHSIAIVAGKALIVGKIALIISAIIGLKKLVGHDGGEKTTYEIVKHPQVQQSHTYSSSHQGEYDTGGHDGGSYHRSIDDEMMMQDKAYQAWMPHVTTPPSPAAKGSR from the coding sequence ATGGAATCGCGTCTGGGTCTGCTCATCGCCCTGCTGCTGGCGGCCTTTCAGGCCTGGGCCATGGAAGCCCCGTCGAACTTTAATCAGAACTCTACTGAGAGCGGACTGCTGCGGACAGTGCGTCATATCTATGGGCAGTGTGCAGATAGCGAGGACGTTTTCTGGTGCTGCAAGATACAGGGAGTTCGTCTGCTGGGACGGGCTCTGAAGGTCCCACAACTGGGCATCGTGGATGGAGTTAGTTTGGTGCGTCGGGAATCGTTTAGCCAGGACACGCGGAATGGACGCTCCAGCCTGCTCGAGAGCCAGCTCAGCAATCGCGATCTCGAGCACATGTCGGGGAAGAGTCTGGACGCCCTGCTGCTGGAGCGGTTCCTCAACTTTGTCCATAGTCACCAGCTGCAGGTGAATCTACCACGGTTGCTGCGGTTTGGCGAGCGGAATGGCCAGGATTGGTTGCAGCACGTGATCGGCTACTTTATGCCAGCCAGCGAAACCGAGGGTCGCAAAAAGAAGGATGACAAAAAGTATCTGGGACCATTCATTGCCGCCGTTCTGCTAAAGACCGCTATTCTAAAGATGGCATACCACTCCATCGCCATTGTAGCGGGAAAGGCGCTGATTGTGGGCAAGATTGCGCTGATCATCAGTGCTATAATCGGGCTAAAAAAACTGGTGGGTCACGACGGCGGCGAGAAGACCACCTACGAGATCGTCAAGCATCCACAGGTGCAGCAGAGCCACACATACTCGTCCAGTCACCAGGGTGAGTACGATACTGGTGGCCATGACGGAGGATCCTACCACCGCAGCATCGACGACGAGATGATGATGCAGGACAAGGCTTACCAGGCCTGGATGCCCCACGTGACCACACCCCCTTCGCCCGCCGCCAAGGGATCCCGATAA
- the LOC6614078 gene encoding keratin, type II cytoskeletal 5 yields the protein MNTPVISVVPKEFSRRNHQSTNPTASMKFFVATACILLLAAGISADPVKAAEEQPGAFAQCLESDSISCLQLTLFRKAKSVFDNPQIELFGGVSLVKSNEGRQGKSLDNSLAVEAAPTVEARTAEMGNYFMDNAKSFFAERSLNFNFANAARSVARAIPDDIKADLRELVVESRTRKKKLLKKFLPILLGVGAKIAVLGVGSIFGLLFLAKKALVVSVIAFFLALAAGASSGLGRIGGSGGGGGLLGGLGGLFGGKNAGGSSAASTGGWSSGGGASSAGWSSGGSSGWDTHGAYSSPVAQTIAYQGYKQARR from the exons ATGAACACACCAGTGATTTCGGTGGTGCCCAAGGAATTCAGTCGCAGAAATCACCAATCCACCAACCCAACCGCCAGCATGAAGTTCTTCGTTGCCACCGCCTGCATCCTGCTCCTGGCAGCAGGCATCTCCGCCGATCCCGTCAAGGCCGCCGAGGAGCAGCCCGGCGCATTTGCCCAGTGCCTCGAGTCCGACTCTATCTCGTGCCTGCAGCTCACG CTCTTCCGCAAGGCCAAGTCCGTGTTCGATAACCCTCAGATCGAGCTTTTCGGTGGTGTTTCTCTGGTGAAGTCCAACGAAGGTCGTCAGGGCAAGTCCCTGGACAACTCTCTGGCTGTTGAGGCCGCTCCCACCGTGGAGGCCCGCACCGCCGAGATGGGCAACTACTTCATGGACAACGCCAAGAGCTTCTTTGCCGAACGCTCCCTGAACTTCAACTTCGCCAACGCCGCTCGCAGCGTGGCCCGCGCCATCCCCGATGACATCAAGGCTGATCTCCGCGAGCTGGTCGTTGAGTCCCGTACCCGCAAGAAGAAGCTGCTGAAGAAGTTCCTGCCCATCCTGCTGGGAGTTGGTGCTAAGATTGCCGTCCTTGGAGTCGGTTCCATCTTCGGACTGCTGTTCCTGGCCAAGAAGGCCCTGGTTGTGTCTGTAATCGCTTTCTTCCTGGCTCTGGCTGCTGGTGCTTCCAGCGGACTGGGACGCATCGGTGGATccggaggcggcggcggtcTGCTCGGCGGTCTGGGAGGTCTCTTCGGCGGCAAGAACGCCGGTGGATCATCGGCTGCCAGCACCGGTGGATGGTCCTCGGGCGGTGGTGCCTCCAGCGCCGGATGGTCCTCTGGCGGCAGCTCGGGCTGGGACACCCATGGTGCCTACAGCTCGCCTGTGGCTCAGACCATCGCCTACCAGGGATACAAGCAGGCCCGCCGGTAA
- the LOC6614081 gene encoding uncharacterized protein LOC6614081, producing MFKFVCLFALIASTAAATSEADSLLTSALKMVKDCGERSMVLCMKERALHYFDAENGDVRLTEGIALVKTDEIPVGRSLNEMQLPEEVEAREAEVDSLLVERVARFFGTHTLQFKVPKDSIQDMQRALEESRGKKKEKKKYLMPLLMLFKLKMAALLPLAIGFLALISFKALVIGKIALLLSGIIGLKKLLESKKENYEVVAHPHYEHEHSYGRSLPADDSQAQQLAYAAYKQ from the exons ATGTTCAAGTTCGTGTGCCTTTTTGCGCTGATTGCCTCCACGGCGGCGGCTACCTCGGAAGCGGACAGCCTGCTGACCAGCGCTTTGAAGATGGTCAAGGACTGTGGCGAGCGTTCCATGGTCTTGTGCATGAAG GAGCGAGCCCTGCACTACTTCGATGCCGAGAACGGGGATGTGCGGCTCACCGAGGGCATTGCACTGGTCAAGACCGATGAGATCCCGGTGGGTCGGTCCCTCAACGAGATGCAACTGCCCGAAGAGGTCGAGGCCCGGGAGGCCGAGGTGGACTCTCTGCTGGTGGAGCGCGTTGCCCGCTTCTTCGGCACCCACACGCTGCAGTTTAAGGTGCCCAAAGACTCCATCCAGGACATGCAGCGCGCCCTCGAGGAAT CTCGCGGAaagaagaaggagaagaagaagTACCTGATGCCCCTGCTAATGCTCTTCAAGCTGAAGATGGCCGCCCTGCTGCCCCTGGCCATTGGCTTCCTGGCCCTGATCTCCTTCAAGGCCCTGGTCATCGGCAAGATCGCCCTGCTGCTCTCCGGCATCATTGGGCTGAAGAAGCTGCTCGAGTCGAAGAAGGAGAACTACGAGGTCGTGGCGCACCCGCACTACGAGCACGAGCACAGCTACGGCCGCTCGCTGCCGGCTGACGACTCCCAGGCCCAGCAGCTGGCCTACGCGGCGTATAAGCAATAA
- the LOC6614079 gene encoding uncharacterized protein LOC6614079 — MASHKVTFGVLCLVALSAALPAEETRGHARNAIGGENDIMDSIYSDCLRKDSVSCVKYKLFSFVDKVLGARDQFALTEGVTVVRSPDAPQQEAARSISGDESFESLALNRISSFLNSHTIKVELKGADIVQAVSSTGRALEDASESLFGSNDPNAPEESRGKKKKAAKILGPILALVALKAAALLPLLLGAIALIAGKALLIGKIALVLSAVIGLKKLLSQEKHVTYEVVAHPHHSSSHSTSHDLYGSGYSADAGASSASYGSSGHGGWGRSIDAQDLAYGAQKPVQA, encoded by the coding sequence ATGGCAAGCCATAAAGTTACTTTCGGTGTCTTGTGTCTGGTCGCCTTGAGCGCCGCCCTTCCGGCTGAGGAGACGCGCGGCCACGCCCGCAACGCCATCGGCGGCGAGAACGACATTATGGATAGCATCTACAGCGACTGTCTGCGCAAGGACTCCGTCTCGTgcgtcaagtacaagctgttCAGCTTCGTGGACAAGGTGCTCGGTGCCCGTGACCAGTTCGCCCTGACTGAAGGTGTGACCGTGGTCCGCTCGCCAGACGCTCCCCAACAGGAGGCCGCCCGCTCCATCTCCGGCGACGAGTCGTTCGAGTCCCTGGCCCTGAACCGCATCAGCAGCTTCCTGAACTCGCACACCATCAAGGTGGAGCTGAAGGGCGCCGACATTGTGCAGGCTGTTAGCTCCACCGGCCGTGCCCTCGAGGATGCCTCCGAGTCTCTGTTCGGCTCCAACGACCCCAACGCTCCCGAGGAGAGCCGtggcaagaagaagaaggccGCCAAGATCCTGGGACCCATCCTCGCCCTGGTTGCCCTGAAGGCCGCCGCTCTGCTGCCCCTGCTTTTGGGCGCCATCGCCCTGATCGCCGGAAAGGCCCTGTTGATTGGTAAGATCGCCCTGGTGCTCTCAGCCGTTATCGGCCTGAAGAAGCTGCTGTCGCAGGAGAAGCACGTGACCTACGAGGTGGTGGCCCACCCACaccacagcagcagccactCGACGAGCCACGACTTGTACGGCAGTGGCTACAGCGCCGATGCCGGAGCATCCTCCGCCTCGTACGGCAGCAGCGGTCACGGTGGCTGGGGACGCTCCATCGACGCCCAGGACCTGGCCTATGGTGCCCAGAAGCCCGTGCAGGCCTAA